The Humulus lupulus chromosome 3, drHumLupu1.1, whole genome shotgun sequence genome window below encodes:
- the LOC133825185 gene encoding uncharacterized protein LOC133825185 has translation MPNYVKFLKDILTKKKRLGEFETVALTEGCSAMLKSKIPPKLKDPGSFTIPCSIGGRDVGRALCDLGASINLMPMSIFKKLGIGEARPTTVTLQLADRSMAHPEGKIEDVLIQVDKFIFPADFIILDYEADREVPIILGRPFLATGRTLIDVQNGELTMRVNDQQVTFSVFKAMKFPDEVEECSKIDVIDTLVAERLNKSVEKTAMGTQILEDFEDSSSEEEQIITLVDSYKPAKKFNKIFVALNLPEKHFQPPKPSVEEPPQLELKPLPSHLKYVYLGENDTLPVIISSCLEPILKSHC, from the coding sequence ATGCCAAATTATGTTAAGTTCTTAAAGGATATCTTGACGAAGAAAAAGAGATTGGGGGAGTTTGAGACTGTAGCTCTTACAGAGGGTTGCAGTGCTATGTTGAAAAGTAAGATCCCTCCTAAGTTGAAAGACCCTGGTAGTTTTACGATTCCGTGTTCTATTGGAGGTCGGGATGTTGGAAGAGCATTATGTGATTTGGGCGCGAGCATTAACCTCATGCCAATGTCTATCTTTAAGAAGCTGGGTATTGGTGAAGCACGACCTACGACTGTTACATTGCAGCTTGCCGATAGATCCATGGCTCATCCCGAGGGAAAAATAGAGGATGTTCTAATACAAGTTGATAAGTTTATTTTTCCGGCCGACTTTATCATCCTAGACTATGAAGCGGATAGAGAAGTGCCCATTATATTGGGTCGGCCATTTCTTGCCACGGGGCGTACTCTCATTGATGTGCAGAATGGGGAACTTACTATGCGAGTTAATGACCAGCAAGTCACTTTTAGTGTGTTCAAAGCAATGAAGTTTCCTGATGAAGTTGAAGAGTGTTCAAAAATTGATGTGATTGACACTCTGGTAGCTGAAAGACTTAACAAAAGTGTGGAAAAAACTGCAATGGGTACTCAGATTCTTGAAGACTTTGAGGATTCTAGTAGTGAGGAAGAGCAGATAATTACTTTGGTGGATTCTTATAAACCAGCGAAAAAATTCAACAAAATTTTTGTGGCTTTGAATCTGCCAGAAAAGCACTTCCAGCCACCAAAACCGTCTGTTGAAGAGCCACCCCAGCTAGAGTTAAAGCCGCTGCCCAGCCACTTGAAGTATGTGTACTTGGGTGAAAATGACACACTGCCTGTAATAATTTCTTCCTGCCTGGAGCCTATTCTGAAGAGTCATTGCTGA
- the LOC133825186 gene encoding uncharacterized protein LOC133825186, whose product MRLFAYENAKLYKEKTKKWHDQRIKERVFEKNQKVLLFNSRLKLFPGKLKSRWSGPFTVTEVYPFGAVLVREDQSRREFKVNGQRLKHYWGGEVDREKTSVSLKDA is encoded by the coding sequence ATGCGGCTGTTTGCCTACGAAAACGCCAAGCTGTATAAAGAGAAAACAAAGAAGTGGCATGATCAAAGAATTAAGGAGCGGGTGTTTGAGAAGAACCAGAAGGTCTTGTTGTTTAATTCCAGGTTGAAACTGTTTCCTGGCAAGCTAAAATCCCGTTGGTCGGGTCCCTTCACAGTGACTGAAGTCTACCCTTTTGGAGCTGTTTTAGTTCGAGAAGATCAGTCCAGGAGGGAGTTCAAAGTTAACGGGCAAAGGCTGAAGCACTACTGGGGTGGGGAGGTCGATAGAGAAAAGACCTCTGTCAGTCTGAAGGATGCTTGA